A part of Synechococcus sp. KORDI-49 genomic DNA contains:
- a CDS encoding heat-inducible transcriptional repressor HrcA — MKPLSARQRQVLQATVHHYVDTIEPVGSRTLVQRFGIPASSATVRSAMGVLEQRGLLTQPHTSAGRVPSPLGYRHYVDCLLPEPGSAVQLLERELAGLSLRWAALDDLLLQLARRLTDFTGLMSLITRPAPPRNQLEAVRLVRSGDRLLVLLVEDSGRASHLNLRLPHGAAEELAAMERWTDRQLEQGTLNWDALPPQLQRSGGVLRSALDQPTPTGGEPTVVHGFSRLAAEPEFHSASDLRPLLELIDERPEALVNQGSQARVWIGEEHPHTALQTCSVVQAPYRCGSEGIGQVALVGPMRMAYATAKAAVQRVARHLELLLS; from the coding sequence ATGAAGCCCCTGTCCGCCCGACAACGACAGGTGCTGCAGGCGACGGTCCACCACTATGTGGACACGATCGAACCCGTTGGCAGCCGCACCCTGGTGCAACGCTTCGGCATTCCCGCAAGCTCCGCCACGGTGCGGTCCGCGATGGGCGTTCTTGAGCAGCGCGGACTGCTGACGCAGCCGCACACCTCCGCCGGACGGGTTCCCAGCCCGCTGGGCTACCGCCACTACGTCGACTGCCTGCTGCCGGAACCCGGGTCAGCGGTGCAGCTACTGGAACGGGAGCTGGCGGGCCTCAGCCTGCGCTGGGCGGCCCTCGACGATCTGCTGCTGCAACTGGCGCGACGACTGACGGACTTCACAGGGCTGATGAGTCTGATCACCCGGCCGGCCCCTCCCCGCAATCAGCTGGAAGCGGTGCGGCTGGTGAGGAGCGGAGACAGGCTTCTGGTGCTGCTGGTGGAGGACAGCGGCCGGGCCAGCCACCTCAACCTGAGGCTTCCCCATGGAGCTGCCGAGGAACTGGCGGCGATGGAGCGCTGGACCGATCGGCAGCTGGAACAGGGGACTCTGAACTGGGATGCCTTGCCGCCACAGCTGCAACGAAGCGGAGGCGTGCTGCGCAGCGCCCTGGATCAACCCACGCCGACCGGCGGCGAACCAACGGTGGTGCACGGATTTTCGCGCCTTGCGGCAGAACCCGAATTCCACAGCGCCAGTGATCTGCGACCGCTTCTGGAACTGATCGATGAGCGTCCCGAAGCGCTGGTCAATCAGGGAAGTCAGGCCCGGGTCTGGATCGGTGAGGAGCATCCCCATACCGCTCTCCAGACCTGCTCGGTCGTTCAGGCTCCCTACCGATGTGGATCCGAGGGCATCGGACAGGTGGCCCTGGTGGGACCGATGCGAATGGCCTACGCCACGGCGAAAGCTGCTGTCCAGCGGGTGGCACGCCACCTTGAGCTGTTGCTCAGCTGA
- a CDS encoding citrate synthase: MAQQQSGELRHARTGIELRPGLDGVPATQSAICDIDGQKGLLTYRGIPVDDLAANSSFLETAFLLIWGELPTRDQLEAFEHQVQMHRRVSFRVRDMMKCFPASGHPMDALQSSAASLGLFYSRRAIDDPQYIYDAVVRLIAKIPTMVAAFQLIRKGQDPIQPRDDLAYSANFLYMLTEREPDPLAARIFDRCLILHAEHSLNASTFSARVTASTLTDPYAVVASAVGTLAGPLHGGANEDVLAMLEQIGSAENAGGYLDEAMAAKRKIMGFGHREYRVKDPRAVILQVLAEEMFARFGHDGLYDVARGLEVAAESRLGAKGIYPNVDFYSGLVYRKLGIPRDLFTPVFAIARVAGWLAHWREQLGANRIFRPSQIYSGSEPRSWTPISEREPAAAA, encoded by the coding sequence TTGGCACAGCAGCAGTCCGGCGAACTGCGCCATGCGCGCACCGGAATCGAACTTCGGCCCGGCCTGGACGGTGTTCCGGCCACCCAGTCCGCCATCTGCGACATCGATGGTCAGAAGGGCCTGCTCACCTACCGGGGGATCCCGGTGGATGACCTGGCGGCCAACAGCAGTTTTCTCGAAACCGCGTTCCTGTTGATCTGGGGTGAGCTGCCCACGCGCGATCAGCTCGAGGCCTTCGAGCACCAGGTGCAGATGCACCGGCGGGTGAGCTTCCGGGTGAGGGACATGATGAAGTGCTTCCCGGCCTCCGGCCATCCGATGGACGCGCTGCAGTCGAGCGCCGCCTCGTTGGGGCTGTTCTATTCCCGGCGGGCGATCGATGACCCGCAGTACATCTATGACGCCGTGGTCAGGCTGATCGCCAAGATCCCGACGATGGTGGCGGCTTTTCAGCTCATCCGGAAGGGTCAGGATCCGATCCAGCCCCGGGACGATCTGGCCTACTCCGCCAATTTCCTCTACATGCTCACGGAGCGGGAGCCGGACCCCCTGGCCGCCCGGATCTTCGATCGCTGCCTGATCCTGCACGCCGAGCACAGCCTCAACGCCAGCACCTTCAGCGCCCGTGTCACCGCCAGTACCCTCACCGACCCGTACGCCGTGGTGGCGTCTGCCGTGGGCACCTTGGCCGGCCCATTGCATGGAGGTGCCAACGAGGATGTGCTCGCCATGCTCGAGCAGATCGGCTCAGCGGAGAACGCCGGCGGCTACCTCGATGAGGCGATGGCCGCGAAGCGAAAGATCATGGGGTTCGGCCATCGTGAATACAGGGTGAAGGATCCCCGCGCCGTGATCCTCCAGGTTCTCGCTGAGGAGATGTTCGCCCGTTTCGGCCATGACGGCCTCTACGACGTGGCACGGGGGCTTGAGGTGGCGGCCGAGTCCCGACTGGGGGCCAAGGGCATTTACCCCAACGTCGATTTCTATTCCGGGCTTGTGTACCGCAAGCTCGGAATTCCCCGGGATCTGTTCACACCGGTGTTCGCTATCGCGCGGGTGGCAGGCTGGCTCGCCCACTGGCGTGAGCAACTCGGTGCCAACCGTATTTTCCGGCCCTCGCAGATCTATTCAGGCTCCGAACCACGCTCCTGGACGCCCATCAGTGAGCGTGAACCGGCTGCGGCCGCCTAA
- the ndhI gene encoding NAD(P)H-quinone oxidoreductase subunit I, producing MFGFLRQVGDYTRDAVDAARNLAQGFAVTFDHMKRRPVTVQYPYEKLIPSERYRGRIHYEFDKCIACEVCVRVCPINLPVVDWVMNKATKKKELRNYSIDFGVCIFCGNCVEYCPTNCLSMTEEYELAAFDRHSLNYDNVALGRLPTSVTTDPSVQPLRELAYLPAGEMSPHGVAADRPRAGRLPAEVLESMAPPAGEDAGESSVDAKQGDA from the coding sequence ATGTTCGGATTCCTCAGACAGGTCGGCGACTACACCCGGGATGCGGTGGATGCGGCCCGCAATCTGGCCCAGGGATTCGCGGTCACCTTCGATCACATGAAGCGCCGTCCGGTGACGGTGCAATACCCCTACGAGAAGTTGATCCCGTCCGAGCGTTATCGCGGACGGATCCACTACGAGTTCGACAAGTGCATCGCCTGTGAGGTGTGTGTCCGGGTCTGTCCGATCAACCTGCCGGTGGTCGACTGGGTGATGAACAAAGCCACCAAAAAGAAGGAGCTGCGGAACTATTCCATCGATTTCGGGGTCTGCATCTTCTGCGGCAACTGCGTTGAGTACTGTCCCACCAACTGCCTGTCGATGACCGAGGAGTACGAGCTGGCGGCTTTCGATCGCCACAGCCTCAACTACGACAACGTCGCGCTCGGCCGTCTGCCCACCAGCGTCACCACCGATCCTTCGGTCCAGCCGCTGCGCGAGCTGGCGTACCTGCCCGCCGGTGAAATGTCCCCTCACGGTGTGGCGGCGGATCGCCCCAGAGCCGGTCGTCTGCCTGCCGAAGTGCTCGAATCAATGGCACCGCCCGCAGGCGAGGATGCGGGAGAATCCTCCGTGGATGCCAAGCAGGGGGACGCATGA
- the trpB gene encoding tryptophan synthase subunit beta → MTSTLPPTSTPDPSSLQPSVRPGAHGRFGRFGGQYVPETLMPALAELEQAAAQAWNDPAFTAELNQLLKNYVGRATPLYEAERLTAHYRRSDGGPRIWLKREDLNHTGAHKINNALGQALLALRMGKKRIIAETGAGQHGVATATVCARFGLDCIIYMGAEDMRRQALNVFRMRLLGATVQPVTAGTATLKDATSEAIRDWVTNVETTHYILGSVAGPHPYPMLVRDFHAVIGQEAKQQCQEAFGRLPDVLLACVGGGSNAMGLFHPFVQDTSVRLIGVEAAGDGVDTGRHAATITEGRAGVLHGAMSLLLQDGDGQVQEAHSISAGLDYPGVGPEHSYLREIGRAEYGAVTDQQALDALRLVSELEGIIPALETAHAFAWLETLCPTLPEGSEIVINCSGRGDKDVNTVAEKLGDQL, encoded by the coding sequence GTGACCAGCACCCTGCCCCCCACCAGCACTCCGGATCCATCCAGCCTGCAGCCATCGGTGCGTCCCGGAGCCCACGGTCGATTCGGTCGTTTCGGTGGCCAGTACGTTCCCGAAACACTCATGCCTGCTCTGGCGGAGCTGGAGCAGGCGGCCGCCCAGGCCTGGAATGATCCCGCCTTCACCGCCGAGCTGAACCAGCTGCTGAAGAACTACGTCGGTCGGGCCACACCGCTGTACGAGGCCGAGCGTCTCACCGCCCACTACCGACGCAGTGACGGTGGCCCTCGCATCTGGCTGAAACGTGAGGACCTCAACCACACGGGTGCTCACAAGATCAACAACGCCCTGGGTCAGGCCCTGCTGGCCCTGCGCATGGGCAAGAAGCGGATCATCGCCGAAACAGGCGCCGGTCAGCATGGTGTGGCCACAGCCACCGTCTGCGCCCGCTTCGGCCTGGACTGCATCATCTACATGGGCGCGGAGGACATGCGCCGTCAGGCTCTGAACGTTTTCCGGATGCGTCTTCTGGGGGCCACGGTGCAACCGGTGACCGCTGGCACCGCCACGCTCAAGGACGCCACCAGCGAAGCGATCCGCGACTGGGTCACGAATGTGGAAACCACCCACTACATCCTCGGATCCGTCGCCGGTCCGCACCCCTACCCGATGCTGGTGCGTGATTTTCATGCGGTGATCGGTCAGGAGGCCAAGCAGCAGTGCCAGGAGGCCTTCGGTCGCCTTCCCGATGTGCTTCTGGCCTGCGTCGGTGGTGGCTCCAATGCGATGGGACTCTTCCACCCCTTTGTGCAGGACACCTCCGTTCGGTTGATCGGCGTGGAGGCCGCTGGTGATGGCGTCGACACCGGTCGTCACGCCGCCACCATCACCGAGGGGCGGGCGGGCGTGCTGCATGGCGCCATGAGTCTGCTGCTCCAGGACGGAGACGGACAGGTTCAGGAAGCCCACTCCATCAGTGCTGGACTGGATTACCCCGGTGTCGGCCCCGAGCACAGCTATCTGCGGGAGATCGGTCGGGCTGAGTACGGCGCCGTCACCGATCAGCAGGCGCTCGATGCCCTGCGTCTGGTCAGCGAACTGGAGGGCATCATTCCGGCCCTGGAGACCGCCCATGCCTTCGCCTGGCTGGAGACCCTCTGCCCCACGCTTCCCGAGGGCAGCGAGATCGTGATCAACTGCTCCGGTCGCGGCGACAAGGACGTCAACACCGTGGCGGAGAAGCTGGGGGACCAGCTCTGA
- a CDS encoding NADH-quinone oxidoreductase subunit J: MTIAGTTELICFLALSAVVVIGAVGVVLLSNIVYSAFLLGGVFMAVAGLYLLLNASFVAAAQVLVYVGAINVLILFAIMLVNKREDLKAIDRLNLRRLVSGGVCAALLALLVRVVVTTPWSLPGPPAIGEEATARIGEHLFTDYLLPFELASVLLLMAMIGAIVLARRDVLATDVATGEVADQGLIEKARTPLLLERRSSP, from the coding sequence ATGACCATCGCCGGAACCACTGAGCTGATCTGTTTCCTGGCGTTGTCCGCCGTCGTTGTGATCGGTGCGGTCGGAGTCGTGCTGCTTAGCAACATCGTTTACTCAGCATTCCTGCTGGGGGGCGTGTTCATGGCGGTGGCAGGCCTGTATCTGCTGCTTAATGCCAGCTTCGTGGCCGCCGCACAGGTGCTGGTCTACGTCGGTGCGATCAATGTGCTGATCCTGTTCGCGATCATGCTCGTCAACAAGCGCGAGGATCTCAAGGCGATCGATCGACTGAATCTCCGTCGCCTTGTCTCCGGCGGTGTCTGCGCGGCTCTCCTGGCTCTGCTGGTTCGGGTTGTGGTCACCACTCCATGGTCTCTGCCCGGCCCGCCGGCGATCGGAGAGGAAGCGACCGCACGCATCGGCGAACACTTATTCACCGATTACCTGCTGCCCTTCGAACTGGCTTCAGTGCTGCTGCTGATGGCCATGATCGGCGCCATCGTTCTGGCTCGGCGTGATGTCCTCGCCACCGATGTCGCCACCGGTGAGGTGGCCGATCAAGGCCTGATCGAAAAGGCCCGTACACCACTGCTGCTTGAGCGGCGTTCCTCCCCCTGA
- a CDS encoding rhodanese-like domain-containing protein: MANLHPRPITAAELQRWIESGDNPPQLVDVREDAELAIAPFPAAVVHLPLSRSGDWLDTVPSRLPADRPVVVLCHAGVRSQHFGLWLLEQKRHGEVWNLEGGIDAWSVQVDSQVPRY, from the coding sequence ATGGCAAACCTTCATCCCCGACCGATCACCGCTGCGGAGCTGCAGCGATGGATCGAAAGTGGCGACAACCCTCCGCAGCTGGTGGACGTGCGGGAAGACGCCGAACTGGCCATCGCGCCTTTCCCGGCTGCGGTGGTTCATCTGCCGCTGAGCCGTTCCGGGGACTGGCTCGACACGGTTCCTTCGCGACTTCCGGCCGACCGCCCTGTGGTGGTGCTGTGCCATGCCGGTGTGCGCAGTCAGCATTTCGGCCTGTGGCTGTTGGAACAGAAGAGGCACGGAGAGGTGTGGAACCTTGAGGGCGGTATCGACGCCTGGAGCGTGCAGGTGGATTCGCAGGTGCCCCGTTACTGA
- the nuoK gene encoding NADH-quinone oxidoreductase subunit NuoK, with amino-acid sequence MSELLNGLPSLQAYLLLAAMLFCIGVWGLINSRNAVRVLMSIELMLNAVNINLMAFSSYVDGDLIRGQVFAVFVITVAAAEAAVGLAILLSLYRNRVTVDMEQFNLLRW; translated from the coding sequence ATGTCCGAGCTGCTCAACGGATTGCCATCTCTTCAGGCCTATCTGCTGCTGGCCGCGATGCTGTTCTGCATCGGCGTCTGGGGCCTGATCAACAGCCGCAATGCTGTTCGGGTGCTGATGAGCATCGAGCTGATGCTCAATGCGGTCAACATCAACCTGATGGCCTTTTCCTCCTACGTCGACGGTGACCTCATTCGGGGTCAGGTGTTCGCCGTGTTCGTGATCACCGTGGCAGCGGCCGAGGCGGCCGTCGGTCTGGCGATTCTGCTGTCGCTTTACCGCAACAGGGTTACGGTTGATATGGAACAGTTCAATCTGCTCCGCTGGTAA
- a CDS encoding class I SAM-dependent methyltransferase encodes MTNAAATPRWADSSRGLGRLIELLIGIGLLRRPLFFQARQLIIRTAERSGIPWRARREELRQAAAPLLESSTTTGLTPPAYYRARFHAYEQGNLCWQAAAEAEQATDAMALRVWPDDDLTPAQAQTRLRDAIHAAVQPLLQGPIRRVVDLGCSVGVSTQALAIWLNQRADAAGFDRPTVIGLDLSPDMLAVARVRDSQGLVAEWCHGAAESTGFESGSVDLISLQFVCHELPQQATHAVLAEAGRLLRPGGVLVMVDQDPASSVLQRLPAPVATLLKSTEPYIEQYFALDMPAALQQAGFRDQSIRACDPRHRVIACLR; translated from the coding sequence ATGACCAATGCCGCCGCCACTCCCCGCTGGGCGGACTCCAGCCGAGGGCTGGGCCGTTTGATCGAGCTGCTGATCGGGATCGGGTTGCTGCGCCGGCCGCTGTTCTTTCAGGCCCGCCAGCTGATCATCCGCACCGCCGAGCGTAGCGGCATTCCCTGGCGAGCCCGTCGCGAGGAGCTGCGTCAGGCCGCTGCACCGCTGCTGGAGTCGAGCACCACCACTGGTCTCACGCCACCGGCCTACTACCGCGCCCGGTTCCACGCTTACGAGCAGGGCAATCTCTGCTGGCAGGCCGCAGCGGAGGCGGAGCAGGCCACCGATGCCATGGCCCTGCGGGTCTGGCCCGATGACGATCTCACGCCAGCTCAGGCCCAGACGCGTCTGCGGGATGCCATCCATGCTGCTGTTCAGCCCTTGCTGCAGGGCCCGATCCGCCGAGTCGTGGATCTGGGCTGTTCTGTGGGGGTCAGCACCCAGGCGCTCGCCATCTGGCTGAATCAGCGGGCTGATGCCGCCGGGTTCGATCGCCCGACTGTGATCGGTCTGGATCTCTCACCCGACATGCTCGCGGTGGCCAGGGTGCGCGACAGCCAGGGACTGGTGGCCGAGTGGTGCCATGGCGCTGCCGAGAGCACCGGATTCGAATCGGGGTCCGTCGATCTGATCAGCCTGCAGTTCGTCTGCCATGAGCTGCCGCAGCAGGCGACCCACGCCGTCCTCGCCGAAGCAGGACGGCTGCTGCGTCCAGGCGGGGTGCTGGTGATGGTGGATCAGGATCCTGCCTCCTCTGTTCTTCAGCGGTTGCCGGCGCCGGTGGCCACGCTGTTGAAGAGCACGGAGCCTTACATCGAGCAATATTTCGCCCTCGATATGCCGGCGGCGTTGCAGCAGGCCGGGTTTCGGGATCAGAGCATCCGTGCCTGCGACCCGCGGCATCGCGTGATTGCCTGCTTACGCTGA
- a CDS encoding histidine phosphatase family protein — MPASNSVELLLLRHGIAEERPGGLDHPDRALTARGRQRTRAVIDALVSRGLCVERLITSPYRRALETAQIACDAGLSPQLEPHPRLQPGGAAASLVQALSGRVGLVGHEPDLSDLACSLLGLVPGSLALRKAGVIQLRGSGGSWQLQALLRPGLLLGSDAPA; from the coding sequence ATGCCCGCCTCGAACTCGGTTGAGCTGCTGCTGTTGCGGCATGGCATCGCTGAGGAGCGTCCCGGTGGGCTGGATCATCCGGATCGGGCTCTCACCGCCCGGGGGCGCCAGCGGACCCGGGCCGTCATCGACGCACTCGTGTCCCGCGGCCTCTGTGTTGAACGCTTGATCACCAGTCCTTACCGGCGGGCACTGGAGACCGCGCAGATCGCCTGCGATGCCGGCCTCAGCCCTCAGCTGGAGCCGCACCCCAGGCTTCAGCCCGGTGGTGCGGCCGCCTCTCTGGTGCAGGCCTTGAGCGGGCGGGTCGGCTTGGTGGGCCATGAGCCTGATCTCAGCGATCTGGCCTGCTCCCTGCTGGGTCTGGTGCCGGGCTCTCTGGCGCTGCGCAAGGCCGGAGTCATCCAACTGCGAGGTTCAGGCGGGAGCTGGCAGCTGCAGGCCCTGCTGCGGCCTGGACTGCTACTGGGCTCAGACGCTCCGGCTTAG
- a CDS encoding NAD(+) kinase — protein MRLERVWVIYRAESQPAQREARQCARELKEMGVEVVTAMSGARVNPFPGLLAMEEPMPDLAVVLGGDGTVLGAARHLAVHEIPILCINVGGHLGFLTHDRRVLRGDEIWQRLLNDQYAIERRMMLQAMVDRRCAEERADSPAPLLQPDLEDDEEHHWALNDFYLRAYRDEISPTCTLELEIDGEVVDQMRGDGLILSTPTGSTGYALAAGGPILHPGIDAIVVAPICPMSLSSRTLVVPPRARLVIWPLGHADHRVKLWKDGVGCTVIEPGECCVVHQARHHAQMVQLDQSPSYYRTLARKLHWASSLTASQPSQN, from the coding sequence ATGCGTCTCGAGCGGGTCTGGGTGATCTATCGGGCAGAGAGTCAGCCTGCTCAGAGGGAAGCCCGTCAGTGCGCCCGAGAGCTCAAGGAGATGGGTGTCGAGGTGGTGACCGCCATGTCGGGAGCCCGGGTGAATCCCTTCCCGGGCCTGCTGGCCATGGAGGAGCCGATGCCGGACCTGGCCGTGGTGCTCGGAGGAGATGGCACGGTGCTTGGGGCAGCCCGTCATCTTGCGGTGCATGAGATCCCGATTCTGTGCATCAATGTGGGCGGCCATCTGGGTTTCTTGACCCACGACCGCCGGGTTCTGCGTGGGGATGAGATCTGGCAGCGGCTGCTGAACGATCAATACGCCATCGAGCGCCGGATGATGCTCCAGGCGATGGTGGACCGTCGCTGCGCGGAGGAGCGAGCTGATTCCCCGGCTCCTCTGCTTCAGCCGGATCTGGAGGATGACGAAGAGCATCACTGGGCTCTCAATGATTTCTACCTGCGGGCCTACCGGGATGAGATCTCTCCCACATGCACCCTGGAGCTGGAGATCGATGGTGAGGTGGTCGATCAGATGCGCGGCGATGGGCTGATCCTCTCCACTCCCACAGGATCCACCGGCTATGCGCTCGCGGCCGGTGGACCGATCCTGCACCCAGGCATCGACGCCATCGTCGTGGCACCGATCTGCCCGATGAGCCTCTCCAGCCGCACGCTGGTGGTGCCTCCGAGAGCCAGGCTGGTGATCTGGCCGCTGGGCCACGCCGATCACCGCGTCAAACTCTGGAAGGACGGGGTCGGCTGCACCGTGATCGAACCGGGTGAATGCTGTGTGGTGCATCAGGCCCGGCACCATGCGCAGATGGTGCAGTTGGATCAGAGTCCCTCCTACTACCGCACCCTCGCCCGCAAGCTGCACTGGGCCAGCAGTCTCACGGCCTCGCAGCCATCGCAGAACTGA
- the nuoH gene encoding NADH-quinone oxidoreductase subunit NuoH, translating into MSPGLDLESSFSQALEGLGLSADVARLLWLPLPMLLVLIAAVVGVLVSVWLERKISAAVQQRIGPEYAGALGVLQPLADGLKLLVKEDIIPARADSLLFTLGPVLVVIPVIISWLIIPFGQNLLISNVGVGIFLWIAFSSIQPIGLLMSGYASNNKYSLLGGLRAAAQSISYEIPLALAVLAIVMMSNSLSTVDIVSQQTGAGILSWNIWRQPVGFLIFWICALAECERLPFDLPEAEEELVAGYQTEYAGMKFALFYLAGYINLVLSAVLVSVLYLGGWGFPIPVEWLAGWLGQSVDAPVVQVITGSVGIVMTVLKAYLLVFVAILLRWTTPRVRIDQLLDLGWKFLLPLALVNLLVTAALKLAFPVAFGG; encoded by the coding sequence GTGAGCCCGGGACTGGACCTGGAATCGAGTTTCAGTCAGGCCCTCGAAGGCCTGGGACTCTCAGCGGACGTGGCCCGTCTGCTCTGGCTTCCTCTGCCGATGCTGCTGGTGCTGATCGCAGCGGTGGTCGGCGTGCTGGTGTCCGTCTGGCTGGAGCGCAAGATCTCCGCCGCCGTCCAGCAGCGCATCGGACCCGAGTACGCCGGTGCCCTCGGTGTTCTTCAGCCGCTGGCTGACGGCCTCAAGCTGCTGGTGAAGGAGGACATCATTCCGGCGCGGGCCGACAGTCTCCTGTTCACGCTTGGGCCAGTGCTGGTGGTGATCCCGGTGATCATCTCCTGGCTGATCATCCCCTTCGGCCAGAACCTGCTGATCAGCAACGTCGGCGTCGGCATTTTTCTCTGGATCGCCTTCAGCAGCATCCAACCCATCGGCCTGCTGATGAGTGGCTATGCCTCCAACAACAAGTACTCCCTGTTGGGTGGACTGCGCGCCGCCGCTCAGTCGATCAGCTACGAGATTCCCCTGGCATTGGCTGTGCTGGCCATCGTGATGATGAGCAACTCGCTCAGCACCGTTGACATCGTCAGTCAGCAGACGGGGGCTGGCATTCTCAGCTGGAACATCTGGCGTCAGCCGGTGGGCTTCCTGATCTTCTGGATCTGTGCCCTGGCCGAATGTGAGCGACTTCCCTTCGACCTTCCTGAAGCAGAGGAAGAACTGGTGGCGGGCTACCAGACCGAGTACGCCGGCATGAAATTCGCCCTCTTCTATCTGGCCGGTTACATCAACCTCGTGCTCTCGGCAGTGCTGGTTTCAGTGCTGTATCTGGGTGGTTGGGGTTTCCCGATCCCCGTGGAATGGCTGGCTGGTTGGCTCGGGCAATCCGTGGATGCACCGGTGGTTCAGGTGATCACCGGTTCCGTCGGCATCGTGATGACCGTGCTGAAGGCCTATCTGCTGGTGTTCGTGGCCATCCTCCTGCGTTGGACCACCCCTCGGGTCCGCATCGATCAGCTCCTGGATTTGGGCTGGAAGTTCCTCCTGCCTCTCGCTCTTGTGAACCTTCTGGTGACTGCCGCCCTCAAGCTGGCCTTCCCCGTCGCTTTCGGCGGCTGA
- a CDS encoding DUF3352 domain-containing protein — protein MKARPFLSALIAVLLSLLLITLGVLWAMDRRSPLRLAEASPELPRAARFVPRQAALSLHWLADPSRLPAYVQAVAPASERRQARDAARRWREGVFALAGLDYDSELASWLGSDVSLTLLDADGSGSDPGWILALSSRSSDGARLFLQRFWQTRSLAGTDLQVTSYRGMGLISGRGALQGRAPVPLATTLIDDDLLLLASGRGVLEQALDVSQLQDQHQLGDAQLQRQLKELGQGVALMTVSPAALQHWFQLPAALADRPDLEGLVARLHPDGRDLAVDGLLRFRGPLDSASWAPADGLIPAAVGRPVWLAQLQDPGRLIRADDDHPLVQWVGPLLRHVLSDQPAAGQIARLDDGPLLWLQQAESWLLATRPGHPTRSSLNERLQEEGLARSELSGDGETLQVWTRLVRQRGRGEGLDAQLAVASAGEADLDWWGDSLAALERRRESRGISDRQNQWHALQGAEAASQSLLLADQPARSLLGRWYPWRLVQALSGDPLQARVKGLALALESDHNDGNRSVLPMHARLELG, from the coding sequence ATGAAGGCCCGCCCCTTCCTGAGTGCGCTGATCGCAGTGCTGCTCTCCCTGCTGCTGATCACGCTTGGCGTGCTGTGGGCCATGGACCGCCGCAGCCCGCTCCGCTTGGCGGAGGCGTCGCCGGAGCTGCCTCGTGCTGCCAGGTTTGTGCCACGTCAGGCGGCTCTTTCCCTTCATTGGCTGGCGGATCCGTCCCGTCTGCCGGCCTATGTCCAGGCGGTGGCTCCCGCATCGGAACGACGACAGGCGCGAGACGCCGCGCGGCGCTGGCGCGAGGGCGTCTTCGCTCTGGCAGGACTGGATTACGACTCTGAGCTGGCCTCCTGGCTCGGCTCGGATGTCAGCCTCACCCTGCTGGATGCCGACGGATCCGGATCCGATCCCGGCTGGATCCTGGCTCTCTCCAGCCGCAGCAGCGATGGCGCCCGACTGTTTCTGCAGCGTTTCTGGCAAACCCGCAGCTTGGCCGGGACCGACCTGCAGGTGACCAGCTACCGCGGCATGGGTCTGATCAGTGGCCGTGGGGCTTTGCAGGGCAGGGCTCCGGTTCCTCTGGCCACGACGCTGATCGATGACGATCTGCTGCTGCTCGCGTCCGGTCGCGGCGTGCTGGAACAGGCCCTGGATGTGTCTCAACTGCAGGATCAGCACCAGCTGGGGGATGCGCAGTTGCAGCGTCAGCTGAAGGAGCTGGGTCAGGGGGTCGCCCTGATGACCGTGTCTCCCGCAGCTCTGCAGCACTGGTTCCAGCTGCCGGCGGCCCTTGCCGACCGGCCTGATCTGGAGGGGCTCGTGGCCCGGCTGCATCCGGACGGTCGTGATCTGGCGGTGGATGGTCTGCTGCGTTTCCGCGGCCCTCTGGACAGTGCCTCCTGGGCACCGGCCGATGGGCTGATTCCCGCAGCGGTCGGACGCCCCGTTTGGCTGGCGCAGCTGCAGGATCCTGGTCGTCTGATCCGTGCCGACGATGACCACCCCTTGGTGCAGTGGGTGGGTCCCCTGCTTCGGCACGTCCTCTCCGATCAGCCCGCGGCGGGTCAGATCGCTCGCCTTGATGACGGACCGCTGCTGTGGTTGCAGCAGGCGGAGAGCTGGCTGCTGGCCACCCGTCCTGGCCATCCGACCCGGTCATCGCTGAACGAGCGATTGCAGGAGGAGGGGCTGGCCCGCTCCGAGCTCTCCGGAGACGGCGAAACGCTGCAGGTCTGGACGCGGCTGGTGCGTCAGCGAGGACGCGGAGAGGGGCTGGATGCCCAGCTCGCCGTCGCCAGTGCCGGTGAGGCGGATCTCGACTGGTGGGGAGATTCCCTGGCCGCGCTGGAGCGTCGCAGGGAATCGCGAGGCATCTCGGATCGTCAGAACCAGTGGCATGCCCTTCAAGGGGCCGAAGCGGCCAGTCAGTCCTTGCTGCTGGCGGATCAACCGGCCCGCAGCCTGCTGGGCCGCTGGTACCCGTGGAGGCTGGTGCAGGCACTCTCGGGTGATCCGCTTCAGGCGAGGGTCAAAGGTCTCGCCCTGGCGCTCGAGAGTGATCACAACGATGGGAACCGCTCCGTGCTGCCGATGCATGCCCGCCTCGAACTCGGTTGA